From Glycine soja cultivar W05 chromosome 4, ASM419377v2, whole genome shotgun sequence, the proteins below share one genomic window:
- the LOC114410447 gene encoding nodulation-signaling pathway 2 protein-like, protein MEIDMDMDFSGYSTITNTIPSSDDDYGCNWNHWSPVVNWDAFTGAHDDFHHLIDSIMCDSAAAEEDNLSPDDHAASNSPSASVTEEEEDDADEETGPVDDSKGLRVVHLLMAAAEALTGAPKSRDLARVILVRLKELVSHAAPPHGSNMERLAAYFTDALQGLLEGASGGAHNNKRHHHYNIITSSCGPHHRDDHHNHQSNTLAAFQLLQDMSPYVKFGHFTANQAILESVAHERRVHIVDYDIMEGVQWASLMQALASNKTGPPGPHLRITALSRTGSGRRSIATVQETGRRLTAFAASLGQPFSFHHCRLDPDETFKPSSLKLVRGEALVFNCMLNLPHLSYRAPDSVASFLSGAKALKPRLVTLVEEEVGSSAGGFVGRFMESLHHYSAVFDSLEAGFPMQGRARALVERVFFGPRIVGSLGRLYRTGEEERGSWGEWLGAAGFRGVPMSFANHCQAKLLIGLFNDGYRVEELGTNKLVLDWKSRRLLSASLWTQINSF, encoded by the coding sequence ATGGAAATAGACATGGACATGGACTTCTCCGGTTACAGCACAATCACCAACACAATCCCCTCTTCTGATGATGACTATGGTTGCAACTGGAACCATTGGTCCCCCGTCGTCAACTGGGACGCCTTCACCGGCGCCCACGACGACTTCCACCACCTCATCGACTCCATCATGTGCGACAGCGCCGCCGCGGAGGAGGACAACCTCAGCCCCGACGATCACGCCGCCAGCAACTCCCCCTCCGCCTCCGTcacggaggaggaggaggacgaCGCCGACGAAGAAACCGGCCCCGTCGACGATTCCAAGGGCCTGAGAGTCGTCCATCTCCTGATGGCCGCCGCGGAGGCCCTCACTGGTGCTCCCAAGAGCCGCGACCTGGCTCGAGTGATATTGGTTCGGCTCAAGGAGTTGGTCTCCCACGCAGCGCCACCGCACGGCTCCAACATGGAGAGGCTCGCCGCCTACTTCACCGACGCCCTCCAGGGCCTGCTAGAGGGCGCCAGCGGGGGTGCGCACAACAACAAACGTCACCACCACTACAACATCATCACGTCGTCATGTGGGCCCCACCACCGCGACGATCATCATAATCACCAAAGCAACACCCTCGCGGCGTTCCAACTGCTCCAGGACATGTCACCCTACGTCAAGTTCGGGCACTTCACGGCCAACCAGGCCATCCTGGAGTCCGTGGCCCACGAGCGCCGTGTCCACATCGTCGATTACGACATCATGGAAGGGGTCCAGTGGGCCTCCCTCATGCAGGCCCTCGCCTCCAACAAAACGGGCCCACCGGGCCCACACCTTCGTATAACCGCATTGTCCCGCACGGGCTCCGGACGCCGCTCCATCGCCACCGTCCAAGAAACAGGGCGGCGCTTGACGGCGTTCGCAGCCTCCCTTGGTCAACCGTTCTCCTTCCACCATTGCAGGTTGGACCCCGACGAAACTTTTAAACCTTCGTCGCTTAAGCTGGTTCGCGGAGAGGCTTTGGTTTTTAACTGCATGCTGAACTTACCGCACCTTAGTTACCGCGCGCCGGATTCGGTAGCGTCGTTTTTGAGCGGAGCCAAAGCGTTGAAGCCGAGGCTGGTGACtttggtggaggaggaggtggGGTCCAGTGCTGGAGGGTTCGTGGGGCGGTTTATGGAGTCGCTGCATCACTATTCAGCGGTCTTTGACTCGCTGGAGGCTGGGTTTCCGATGCAGGGGCGGGCCAGGGCGCTTGTGGAGCGGGTTTTCTTCGGCCCAAGGATAGTGGGGTCGCTGGGCCGCTTATACCGGACGGGGGAGGAGGAGAGAGGGTCGTGGGGGGAATGGTTGGGTGCGGCGGGCTTCAGGGGAGTTCCGATGAGCTTCGCCAATCATTGCCAAGCCAAGCTGTTAATTGGTCTTTTCAACGACGGCTATAGGGTAGAGGAGTTGGGGACCAACAAGTTGGTCTTGGATTGGAAATCTAGGCGCTTGCTTTCTGCCTCCCTTTGGACTCagattaattcattttaa
- the LOC114410448 gene encoding fluoride export protein 2-like, whose amino-acid sequence MERISSGGSSIRRRSLSISSHISHHTDNDDAECESVSEAGDIGDRVTIRSKRISESSSSFRLSFDNRSENEAVVSIPEEHRLHPNSVRPLPPAARTSTSPLSTDAIVGSQDTKHDPHKCLPVLLDYASFMVPLAVFGILGVFSRYLLQKLFGPGVAHVTSDQSILYVDLPSNMIGSFLMGWFGVVFKGDIINVSEHLAVAITTGYLGSLTTFSGWNQKMLELSVSGHWLFAALGFLVGIFLVGYSIIFGIETAKGFRWLLHRLNISSGKEGSKINCNVYSYRCQLIVMAISVVALGILWGVSGVLVKAEFKNGGNAAQLWFACMVGPIGVWIRWFLARLNGRGLGKAGLVKWIPFGTLIANVSAACIMAALSSVKNAVNTRDCDTVVAGIQFGLMGCLSTVSTFAAEFNAMRESSRPMRAYAYAAITVLVSFALGILIYCIPVWTKGFDIDT is encoded by the exons ATGGAGAGAATAAGCAGTGGGGGTTCTTCCATCAGAAGGCGTTCATTGAGCATATCAAGTCACATAAGCCATCATACAGACAATGATGATGCTGAGTGTGAGAGTGTTTCAGAGGCTGGAGACATCGGAGATCGTGTTACTATTCGAAGCAAGAGGATCAGTGAGAGCAGCAGCAGCTTCCGCTTGTCTTTTGACAACAGGTCAGAAAATGAAGCTGTTGTTTCCATTCCAGAGGAACACAGATTGCATCCCAACTCTGTTAGGCCTTTGCCTCCTGCTGCACGCACATCTACCTCCCCTCTTTCAACTGATGCAATAGTTGGTTCTCAAGACACAAAACAT GATCCTCATAAATGTTTACCAGTGTTGCTGGACTATGCTTCATTTATGGTTCCTTTAGCAGTTTTTGGAATTCTTGGG GTCTTTTCAAGATACTTACTGCAAAAGTTATTTGGCCCTGGGGTTGCTCATGTGACAAGCGACCAATCTATTCTTTATGTTGATCTTCCTTCTAATATG ATTGGTTCATTTCTTATGGGATGGTTTGGTGTGGTATTCAAAGGAGACATAATTAATGTCTCAGAGCATCTAGCAGTAGCAATAACAACAGGTTACTTGGGAAGCCTCACAACCTTCAGCGGTTGGAATCAAAAAATGCTAGAACTCAGTGTTTCCGGGCATTGGCTCTTCGCTGCACTTGGCTTTCTAGTAG GTATATTTCTCGTTGGCTATTCCATCATATTTGGGATAGAAACTGCCAAGGGTTTCAGGTGGCTTCTCCACAGGCTGAATATTAGTTCAGGCAAAGAAGGCTCTAAGATCAACTGCAACGTATACAGCTACCGCTGTCAGTTGATAGTTATGGCGATATCCGTGGTTGCATTGGGCATATTATGGGGTGTCAGTGGTGTATTAGTTAAGGCTGAGTTCAAGAATGGTGGCAATGCTGCTCAGTTATGGTTTGCTTGCATGGTTGGACCTATAGGTGTGTGGATTAGATGGTTCTTAGCCCGGCTCAACGGACGCGGATTGGGAAAGGCAGGGCTGGTTAAATGGATTCCGTTTGGAACTTTAATTGCCAATGTATCAGCTGCTTGTATTATGGCTGCACTTTCCAGTGTGAAGAATGCA GTGAACACCAGGGATTGTGATACTGTTGTAGCAGGAATACAATTTGGTCTAATGGGGTGTTTGAGTACGGTCTCTACATTCGCTGCAGAGTTTAATGCGATGAGAGAAAGCAGTCGTCCTATGAGAGCTTATGCATATGCTGCCATTACAGTTCTTGTGTCATTCGCTTTAGGAATCTTGATATACTGTATTCCCGTTTGGACAAAGGGGTTTGACATTGACACATAG
- the LOC114410928 gene encoding LOW QUALITY PROTEIN: fluoride export protein 2-like (The sequence of the model RefSeq protein was modified relative to this genomic sequence to represent the inferred CDS: substituted 2 bases at 2 genomic stop codons): CAHSNFVLIFQVGSFLMGWLGVVFKADTSRVSEHLAIGPTTGYLGSLTTFSGWNQKMVELIATRHWLLFVLGFLIGLLLVGSSITFGVEKAKGFKWFLRWLNMRPGSGTFISKVNWKVDIFLRHLVVTIVYVVILGLLWGVAGALEKVEFKHGGNAAWLWLACIVGSLGVWIRXFLATLNGHXIGGRLKWLQFGTLIADAYASWVVAALAIVKKSVNTKNCDTIATGIQFGLLGNLSTVSTFAAEFNAMRGSKHPWRAYAHAMITICISFSFGIFIYCIPIWRM; this comes from the exons TGTGCTCATTCAAATTTTGTACTCATTTTCCAGGTTGGCTCCTTTTTGATGGGATGGTTAGGTGTTGTATTTAAAGCAGACACATCCCGAGTATCTGAGCATCTAGCCATTGGACCGACAACTGGATACTTAGGGAGCCTAACAACTTTCAGTGGTTGGAATCAGAAAATGGTTGAACTCATTGCTACTAGACATTGGCTCTTGTTTGTGCTCGGCTTTTTAATAG GCTTGCTTCTTGTCGGTTCTTCAATCACCTTTGGGGTAGAGAAAGCCAAGGGTTTCAAATGGTTTCTCCGCTGGCTAAACATGAGACCTGGAAGTGGCACTTTTATCTCTAAGGTCAACTGGAAGGTAGATATCTTCCTACGCCATTTGGTAGTTACCATCGTGTACGTGGTGATATTAGGTTTGTTATGGGGTGTCGCCGGTGCATTGGAAAAGGTTGAGTTCAAACATGGTGGTAATGCAGCTTGGCTGTGGCTTGCTTGCATAGTTGGATCTCTAGGTGTGTGGATTAGGTGATTCTTAGCTACACTCAATGGCCATTGAATAGGAGGGAGGTTGAAGTGGCTTCAATTTGGGACTCTAATTGCTGATGCTTATGCTTCTTGGGTCGTGGCTGCACTTGCCATTGTAAAGAAATCA GTGAACACAAAAAATTGTGATACTATTGCAACAGGAATTCAGTTTGGTCTGTTGGGCAATTTGAGCACTGTCTCCACTTTTGCTGCTGAGTTCAATGCAATGAGAGGAAGCAAGCATCCTTGGAGAGCATATGCCCATGCTATGATTACAATATGCATTTCATTCTCTTTTGGGATCTTTATATACTGCATCCCTATTTGGAGAATGTGA